The DNA window GCGTCGGGCTGACGGTCTACGAGGGCTACGGCCTGACCGAGACCAGCGCTGCGATCACCATCAATCGGATCGGCGAGGAGCGGGTCGGCACGGTGGGGAAGCTGTTGCCGGGCAACAGCATGGCGATCGCCAACGACGGCGAGGTGCTGGTGTGCGGCGGCGTGGTGTTCGGCGGTTACTGGCACAACGAGAAGGCGACCGGCGAGGCCATCGTCAACGGCTGGTTCCACACCGGCGACCTCGGCTCGGTGGACGACGACGGCTTCCTGTCGATCGTCGGCCGCAAGAAGGAGATCATCGTGACCGCGGGCGGCAAGAACGTCGCACCGGCGGTGCTCGAGGATCAGTTGCGGGCTCACCCGCTGGTCAGCCAGGCGATGGTGGTGGGCGACGACAGGCCCTACGTGGCCGCGCTCATCGCGGTCGACCCCGAGGGATTCGAGGTGTGGAAGCAGCACCACGGCAGGTCGGCCACCGCCTCGGTGGCCGACCTGATCGACGACCCCGCGCTGGTGGCCGAGATCGACCAGGCGGTCGCCGCGGCCAACCAGAGTGTCTCCCATGCGGAATCGATCCGGAAGTTCCGCATCCTGCCGGTCGACTTCACCGTGCTCACCGGCGAGCTGACCCCGACGCTGAAGGTGAAGCGCAACGTCGTCGCCGCCCGGTTCGCGGCCGAGATCGACGCGCTGTACGGCAAGCACTGAAAGCTCAGAGTTTGTAACCGATGGCGCGCAGCAAGGCGTGCCGCTCGGCCACGTCACCCTCTGTCTCCACCCCGACGGGGGTCTGCCCGTCGACCACCCCGGCGATGCCGCGGCCGCGGGGCGTGACCGCGACGATCACGTCGACCGCATTGGCTGTGGCGCAGTAGATTCCGCACACCTCCGGCACCGCCTTCACCGGGTTGAGGACGTTGACCGGAAAGCCGTCCCGCAAGAAGATCACGAAGCTGTGCCCGGCCCCGACGGCCAGCGCGGTGCGGCCCGCGAGTTCGACCAATTCGGCGTCGTTGCCGCTGCGCCGCACCAGCCGGGACCCGGAGGCCTCGCAGAACGCCAGCCCGAACCGCAACGAGGAGCTCACCCCGGCCAGGGCCTCGTGCAGATCCTCGACCGTCTTGATGAAGTGCGCCTGGCCGATCACGACGTTGACGTCGCCGGGCTTGTCGATGCACACCACATCCCAGGACAGCGGAGTCGTCACAAGCACATGGTGCCACCGCGACGCCTCAGGGGAAACGGGTTGTCCGGTGGGGGCAGGGCCGGGGTGCTGTTCGTGCTGTACGACGCCACCATGCGCGCGCCCGGCTCCGAGGGCGACGCCATCGGGATGATGAGTCTGGGGTGCGTCCTGCAGAACATGTGGCTGATGGCGAATTCGTGCGGGCTTGGTTTTCAAGCACTTTCGGCCTCAGGCGTGCCTGCCGTCGAGCAGGAGGCGAAGAAGCTCCTCGCTGTGCCGGACCGGATGAAGGTCGCCCACGCGGTGCGCCTCGCCCATACCGGCCCGTCGGTGCCGTATGTGAGGGGTTCGCCGCGAAGTCGCGGAGTTCGCGCATCGGAACGGCTTCGGTTGGCGTCTAATTGGATGATGGAACTGATGATGCCCACCGACGCGATCTTCCTGCTGGGCGAATCGCGCGAGCACCCCATGCATGTCGGTGGGCTGCAGCTCTACGAGCCGCCGGAGGGGGCCGGTCGCGGCTACGTGCGCGGGTTCTACGACAGCCTGGTCGCCCAGCGGGATGTCCAGCCCACCTTCCTCAAGCGCCCGGCCACGTTCTGGGGTGGTGTGGCGAGCCTGGCCTGGGCGTACGACAACGATCTCGACCTCGACTACCACGTCCGCCGCTCGGCGCTGCCGTCCCCCGGGCGGGTCCGTGAGCTGCTCGAGCTGACCTCGCGTTGGCACAGCAGCCTGCTCGACCGGCACCGCCCGCTGTGGGAGGTGCACGTCATCGAGGGGCTCAAAGACGGCCGATTCGCGGTCTACACGAAGATGCATCATGCGTTGATCGACGGTGTCTCGGCGCTGAAGCTGATGCAGCGCGCGTTGTCGGACAACCCCGGCGACCGCGAGATCCGGGCGCCGTGGACCCTGCCCAAACCCAAGCGGGGGTCGAGCCCGGCGTCGCCCGTGCGTTCGCTGATGCGTGCCGCGGGATCCGTTGCCGCCCTTGCCCCCTCGACGGTGACGCTGGCCCGCGCGGCGCTGCTCGAGCAGCAGCTGACGTTGCCGTTCGGCGCGCCGCGCACGATGCTGAACGTCAAGATCGGCGGTGCCCGCCGGTGCGCCGCGCAGTCGTGGTCGCTGGACCGCATCAAAGCCGTCAAGAAGGCCGCCGGGGTGACCGTCAACGACGTCGTGCTGGCGATGTGCTCGGGCGCGCTGCGCTACTACCTGCTCGAGCACGACGCGCTGCCGGACACCTCGCTGCTGGCGATGGTGCCGGTGAGCCTGCGCCGCGAGGACGAGGCCGACGCCGGCGGCAACCTCGTCGGGGCCATCCTCTGTAACCTCGCCACCGACACCGACGACCCGGCCCGGCGGCTGCAGACCGTCACCGAGTCGATGCGCGACAACAAGAAGGTGTTCTCCCAGCTGCCGCGCCTGCAGGCGCTGGCGCTGTCGGCCGCGAACATGGCGGCGCTGAGCCTGGCCGCGGTCCCGGGCTGGGTGTCCTCGACGGCGCCGCCGTTCAACATCGTCGTCTCGAACGTGCCCGGGCCCACCCAGCCGATGTATTACGGAGGCGCCCGGCTCGACGGAAACTACCCGATGTCCATCGTGCTGGACGGGCAGGCGCTCAACATCACCCTGGTGAACAACGCCGACACGATGGACTTCGGTCTGGTGGGATGCCGGCGCAGCGTGCCGCACCTGCAGCGGCTGCTCGCGCACCTGGAAACCTCGCTCAAAGACCTCGAACGCGCGGTCGGGGCCTGAGGGGTCGTGCCCAGGCTCAGTGCCGGTGTGCTCCTGTACCGCGTGCGCGACGGCGTCGTCGAGGTCCTGATAGCCCACCCCGGCGGCCCGTTCTGGGCGCGCAAGGACGCCGGGGTCTGGTCGGTCCCGAAAGGCGAGCACTCCGAGGGGGAGGACCCGTGGGCGGCGGCCCGGCGCGAGTTCTCCGAGGAGCTCGGGCTGCAGGTGCCGGACGGGCCGCGCGCCGACCTGGGCCGGATCCGGCAACCCGGCGGCAAGGTGGTCAGCGTCTTCGCCGTGCAAGGCGACCTCGACGTCACCGACGCGCGCAGCAACACCTTCGAGCTGGAGTGGCCGAAGGGGTCGGGCACGCTGCTGGACGTCCCCGAGGTCGACCGGGTCGGCTGGTTTACCGTGGCGGAGGCGCGCACCAAGCTGTTGAAGGGGCAGCGCGAGTTTCTCGACCGGTTGATGGCGCATCCGGCGTTGGCGGGGCTACAGGAAGGAACGTGACATGCAGACTCTGCGCACACCCGACGAACGGTTCGACAACGTACCCGACTTCCCGTACGCGCCAAGCTATGGCGAGGTGCCCGACGGCGAGGGCGGCAGCCTGCGGGTGGCCTGGGTCGAGGACGGTCCGCAGGACGCCGACCCGGTGCTGATGCTGCACGGCGAGCCGACCTGGTCCTACCTGTACCGCAAGATGATCCCGATCCTGGCCGAGGCGGGGCACCGCGTCATCTGCCCCGACCTGGTCGGGTTCGGTCGCTCCGACAAGCCGACCCGCATCGAGGACCACACCTACGCGCGCCACGTGGAGTGGATGCGCGCGCTGGTCTTCGACGTCCTCGACCTGCGCGAGGTGACCCTGGTCGGCCAGGACTGGGGCGGGCTGATCGGGCTGCGGCTGGCCGCCGAGCACCCCGAGCGGTTCGCCCGGCTGGTCGTGGCCAACACCGGGCTGCCCAACGGCGAGCAGCCGATGGCCAAGGTGTGGTGGCAGTTCCGCGAGGCGATCCAGACGATGCCGAACCTGAAGGTCAGCCTGTTCGTGCAGGGCGCCTCGGCGCAGCAGGTGAGCGAGGAGGTGCTGGCGGGCTACGACGCGCCGTTCCCCGGCGACGAGCACTGCGCCGGGCCGCGCGCCATGCCCGGCCTGGTGCCGGTCTCGCCGGACGACCCCGCGGCGGCGGCCAACAAGGCGGCGTGGTCGAAGCTGACGGTGAGCCCGACGCCCATGCTGGTCGCGTTCAGCGATGCCGATCCGATCACCGGGCCGATGGGCGAGGTGTTCCGGCGCGAGATGCGCGGCGCGCAGGGCATCGAGCACCCGGTCATCCGCGGCGCCGGGCACTTCCTGCAGGAGGACGCCGGCGAGGAGCTGGCGCGTCACATCGTGGAGTTCCTGCGCCGTTGAGCGCCCCGAGTCCCGGGACCTGCTGCTGCAGCTGCTGGACCAGGCCAACCGTGCCGACCCGTACCGGGTGTGCGCGGTTCCTCGAGCACGGACCCGTGCGGCTGCCACCCCCGGTCCCTCCGGGAGTTCCTGTTCCTCGATTCCCCCGACCACACCAGGCTGCGCAAACTGGTCAGTAAGGCGTTCGCGCCCAAAGGTGGGCAGGCGCTGCAACCCGACACGGCGCGCTGGTGGACGATCTGCTCGACCGGATCGCCGAGCGGGGCCGGTTCGACGTCGTCGAGGACTTCGCCTATCCGCTGCCAGTGTCCGTCAGCTGTCGGCTGCTCGGGGTGCCGGTCACGAGACGACGGTGAACTTGATCGGCAACGTGATCCTGGAGATGCTGCGCGAACCGCGGCAGTGGGCGGCGCTGGCCGCCGACGCCGCCCGCGCTCCGCGGTGATCGGGGAAACCCTGCGCTATGACCCGCCCGTGTAGATGATCGGACGAATCGCCTTGGCGGACATGGACATCGGTGGCATAGAGGTGCCCGCGGGCGACGTTCTGATGCTGCTGGTGGCCGCGGCCCACCGCGATCCCGCCGAGTTCGACTGCCCCGACGTGTTCGACCCGGACCGAGGGGCGCTGCGCGACCTGGGTTCGGTCGCGGGGTGCATTACTGCCTGGGGGCGCCGCTGGCGCGGCTGGAAGCCGGTGTGGCCCTCTCGGTGTTGACGGCGCGGTTCCCGCGGTGGCGCCCGGACGACGAGCCGCGGTACAAGAGCAACGTCACCGTGCGCGGGTTGTCGCACCTGGCGGTCGCGGTCTGACTCGCCGCGAGCGCGTTCAGGGGATGAGCCATTCCCCGAAGCTGTTGGCGAAGCCCGAGGACGGTGTGTACTGGAACTTGGCCGGCGTCACGCCCGGGGGCATGACGAACACGACGCACCCGCTGACCGACTCTCCCGCCCGGAGTTCGTACTCGCCCTCGTCGAAGTTCGTACATTCGGTTACGCTGCCCAGGGCCGTCGAGTAGTCCTGGTTGTTCGACCCGACGAGCACCGCGTCGTTGTTCGCGTCGTCCTTGCGCGCCGAGGTGCTGGTGTTGTGGACGGTCAGCATCGCGGCGACGTAGGTGCCTCTCGGGTTGCCCTTGTCGTCGGTCGGCGGTCCGGACGTCCCCGTCGCCGGGTTGATGATCTTGGTGAGGGTGACGGCCAACGGCCCTCTGTCTCCGGTCAGATTGAGGGTGGCGCCGACGTGGGCGACCGGATCGACAGGCGCCGTGGAAGTCGGGCTGGTGCTGAACACCGGGGGGCTCGAGGTGGCCGACCGGTTGGCCGTGCCGGTCTTTCCCGAGCATGCCGCCACCGCGATCGCCACGCCCGACAGCGTGATGGCTATGGAACGTCTCATGAGTGGCCTCCTTCGGTCGTGTGAACGTCGACGATATTGCAGAAGCTAGTGGTTGTCGCCGAGGCCGGGCACAATGTCGCCGAGCTGAAAGGCGAGCGGCTGTTCGAGTTGCCCGTAGGTGCACGAACGCGGGTCGCGGTCGGGGCGCCACCGGTTGAACTGGGCGGTGTGGCGGAACCGCCGTCCCTCCAGGTGGTCGTAGCGGACCTCGACCACCCGCTCGGGCCGCAGCGGGACGAACGACAGGTCCTTGCCGGCGTTCCAGCGGGAGTGCTCGTTCTTGCGGGGGGTGCGTTCGCCGGCCTCGTGGGCGGCCCAGTTCCACGGGTGGTCGTCGAAGCCGGTGACCAGCGGCTGCAGCTCGACGAACAGCTGCCGCCGCTTCGCCATCGGGAAAGCGCCGATGACGCCGACCGACGCGAGCCGCCCGCCCTCGTCATAGAGCCCGAGAAGCAGCGACCCGACCGCGTCATCGCCGGACTTGTGCACCCGATAGCCGGCGACCACGCAGTCGGCGGTCCGCTCGTGCTTGATCTTGAACATGACCCGCTTGCCCGGCTGATAGGTCAGCGTCAGCGGTTTGGCGATGACGCCGTCGAGGCCGGCGCCCTCGAACTCGTCGAACCAGCGCCGCGCGGTGTCGATGTCCGTCGTCGCCGGGGTGACGTGAAACGACGGGCCGGAGCCCAGCGCGCCGGCCAGGGCGGCGCGCCGCTCGCTGAACGGGCGCCGCGTGTAGTCGTCGTCGCCGAGGGCGAGCAGGTCGAACGCGATGAAGGACGCCGGCGTCTTGGCGGCCAGCATCCGCACCCGCGAATCGGCCGGGTGGATGCGCTGTTGCAGGGCCTCGAAATCCAGGCCGTGGTCGGTGGCGACGACGATCTCCCCGTCGATCACGCAGCGCCGCGGCAGTTCCGCGGCGACCGCCGCGACCAGCTCGGGGAAGTAGCGGGTCATCGGCCGCTCGTTGCGGCTGCCCAGCTCCACCTGGTCGCCGTCGCGGAAGCAGATCGACCTGAACCCGTCCCACTTGGGCTCGTAGGACGCATCCGGGGGGATCGTTTGGACCGGCTTGGCCAGCATCGGCGAAACCGGCGGCAGCACGGGTAGGCCCATAGCCTGAGGATATGGCTGCTGCAGCGGAGGAGCTCGACGTCGACGGCATCGCCGTGCGGCTGACGAGCCCGGACAAGGTGTATTTTCCCGAGCTGGGGTCCCAGGGGACCAAACGCCGGGTCGTCGAGTACTACCGCGCCATGGCCGGCGGCCCGATGCTCGACGCGCTGCGCGACCGGCCCACGCACCTGCAGCGGTTCCCCGACGGCATCGACGGCGAGGAGATCTACCAGAAGCGGGTGCCCGCCCACCACCCCGACTACCTGCAGACCTGCCGGGTGACGTTCCCCTCGGGCCGCACGGCGGACGCGCTGCGGGTCACCCATCCCGCGGCGATCGTGTGGGCTGCGCAGATGGGAACGATCACGCTGCACCCCTGGCAGGTGCGCTGTCCCGACACCGACCACCCCGACGAACTGCGCGTCGACCTGGATCCGCAGCCCGGCGTCGGCTTCGCGCAGGCCCGCGTGGTCGCCGTCGACGTGCTGCGGCCCCTGCTGGCCGAGCTCGGGCTCCTCGGCTACCCGAAGACGTCCGGCGGGCGGGGCATCCACGTGTTCGTGCGCATCGCCACCGACTGGGACTTCGTCGAGGTGCGACGGGCGGGCATCGCGCTGGCCCGCGAAGTCGAGCGCCGTGCGCCCGACGCGGTCACCACCGCCTGGTGGAAGGAGCAGCGCGGTGAGCGCGTCTTCGTCGACTTCAACCAGAACGCCCGCGATCGCACCATGGCGTCGGCCTACTCGCTGCGGCCCACGCCGATCGCCACCGTTTCGATGCCGCTGACCTGGGACGAGCTCGCCCGCGCCGAACCCGACGACTACACCATTGCGACCGTGCCCGGCCTGGTGCTCAGCCGCGCGGACCCGTGGGCGGGCATGGACGACGTGGCCCAGTCGCTCGCCCCGCTACTCGAACTGGCCGCGGCCGACGACGAGCGCGGCCTGGGCGACCTGCCGTATCCGCCGAACTACCCGAAAATGCCGGGCGAGCCGAAACGGGTGCAGCCATCCCGAAACACTGATCTGACTAGGAAAAACTGGCGAAAGTGATGTCGTGCGTTGACTAGCATAACGCTATCTCGCCCGATAACCTAGATACCGTGTCGGAGTCCCTCGAATCGCTGCGCGGCAGCTTCAACCGTTCGTTGCGCGTCGAGGGCAAGTCCGACCGCACGCTGGTCCTGTACGGGCAGAGCATCACCTACTTCAGCCAATGGCTCGCCCAGCGCGGCCAGGCCGCCGACGTGTCCGCGCTGGATCGCGAAACCGTTCTGCGGTGGCTGGACTTCCTGCGGGGTCGCGGCCTCGCGGCCGGGACCATCCGCACCCGGTGGCGCGGGTTACGCCGCTTCGCCAACTGGCTGCTGGCCGAGGGCATCATCGACGCGGACCCGCTGGCCGGCATCGTCATCGACAAGCCCGAGCCCCCGCCCGTCCCGGTCCTCACCGACGACGAGCTGGCCGCGCTCATAAGGGCATGCAAAGGTACGAGGTTCGTCGACCGCCGCGACGAGGCCGTGATCCGGCTGCTGATCGACTGCGGACTACGGGTGTCAGAGGTGACCGGGATAGACCTCGATCATCTGGACCTCGATGGCGAATCGGTGACGGTCACCGGGAAGGGGTCACGGGTGCGGCCGGCCTACTTCGGAGCCCGCACCGGACAAGCCCTCGACCGCTATATCCGCGCGCGCCGCGGCCACCGACACGCCTCGAGTTCCGCGCTGTTCCTCGGCGAACGCGGCCGCTTCACACCCGACGGCGTACGCGAGCGGCTGAAGATCCGAGCCGACATGGCCGGCCTCGATCCCGCCAAGATCCATCCGCATCGGTTCCGGCACACCAACGCTCACGACTTCCTACTCGCCGGCGGTCAGGAACGCGACCTCAAGCGGCTTATGGGCTGGCGCTCTGACACCATGCTTGAGCGGTACGGCGCCAGCGCGGCCGATCATCGTGCGCGAGAAGCGGCGCGACGGCTGCGGCGAGGAGACCGAGTGTGAACCAACAGCCCCGCACGAGAGCCGATCAGATCCGCCGGGCGATGGGGACGGCGGCCAGCCGCGATTATCGGATCACCGTTACCGGAACGGCAACGCGCACCGGCAGGCCGGTCCGCCTGAGGACATTCCTCTGGGAATCCACTTCTGGGCGGTGGACGCTCGACACGGCGTACCTCAACGAGCGCTTCGACAGCGGAGATCCGACATACGCGAACAAGGTGATCGGAGCCACCCTGTCGCGGGATCATGGGCGGCTCGCCCTGAACCGGGAGGCGTGGCACCTGGCCGAGGGCGTCGACGTGCCGATCTTTCTCCTGGCGGTCATTTTAGACGCCGCACGGGAGGCCAAGCGCCGTTCCATCCGCGTGGATGACCTTAAAGTTGTTGTATCCCAGCTGGGTTCGCGGATAATCAAGTGGACCCAGCTGAATCGGGAAGCGCAGCAACACGCCAGGGCGGCACTGTACAAAGAGATCGTGAGACGTTGTGCTAGGCTCGAATAGCCGGCTTCCTAGCCAGCCTGTCCGGGCAGTAATTTGACCCGGGGCACTTCACCAAAACGGTGGTGGCCTTGTCTGGGCACTCCTTACGGAGCGCCCGCCTCCTCATGTCCAGAGGTAGACAATGCCGCTCACCCCCGCGGAGCGCTCGCTGCGTTCCCAAATCGCTGCCCATGAATCCTGGGCTCGCACGCCTGACAGATCCGCCCGAACGGCTAACGCCCGCAAGGCAATGCTCGAAAAGTTCGCGCATCAGGTCGACCCCGACGGCACGCTGCCGCCGGCCGAGCGCGCGAAGCGCGCCGAATCACTGCGCCGCGCTCACTTCAAGCGGTTGGCACTCAAGAGCGCCCAGGCGCGGCGCCGCCGGGCGGGTGGTGGATCGTGACCGGCCCACCAAAAGAAGTCGAGGCCGGCGCCCCGCACCACCAGGACCGGCCCTCGACCAAGCTCAGCACCCACGACAGCGCCGATAACCTGAATGCTACCGGAAATGCCACCTCAACAGCGCTCAGCGCGAATGCTGCCCGCGTACTCACGGATCGGATCAAGGTCGGCGTCGAAGCCGTCTGGGAACTCGTCAAGCAGGCGTACGAGCAGCGCGCCTGGAACGCCCTGGGCTACACGTCGTGGGACGACTATTGCACCCGCGAATTCGGGGCCACACGGTTGCGGTTACCGCGCGAGGAGCGCGCCGAGGTTGTTGCATCGCTGCGCGAATCAGGGCTCAGTATCCGGGCGATCGCATCCGC is part of the Mycobacterium sp. HUMS_12744610 genome and encodes:
- a CDS encoding adenosine-specific kinase codes for the protein MSWDVVCIDKPGDVNVVIGQAHFIKTVEDLHEALAGVSSSLRFGLAFCEASGSRLVRRSGNDAELVELAGRTALAVGAGHSFVIFLRDGFPVNVLNPVKAVPEVCGIYCATANAVDVIVAVTPRGRGIAGVVDGQTPVGVETEGDVAERHALLRAIGYKL
- a CDS encoding ATP-dependent DNA ligase produces the protein MGLPVLPPVSPMLAKPVQTIPPDASYEPKWDGFRSICFRDGDQVELGSRNERPMTRYFPELVAAVAAELPRRCVIDGEIVVATDHGLDFEALQQRIHPADSRVRMLAAKTPASFIAFDLLALGDDDYTRRPFSERRAALAGALGSGPSFHVTPATTDIDTARRWFDEFEGAGLDGVIAKPLTLTYQPGKRVMFKIKHERTADCVVAGYRVHKSGDDAVGSLLLGLYDEGGRLASVGVIGAFPMAKRRQLFVELQPLVTGFDDHPWNWAAHEAGERTPRKNEHSRWNAGKDLSFVPLRPERVVEVRYDHLEGRRFRHTAQFNRWRPDRDPRSCTYGQLEQPLAFQLGDIVPGLGDNH
- a CDS encoding tyrosine-type recombinase/integrase; the protein is MSESLESLRGSFNRSLRVEGKSDRTLVLYGQSITYFSQWLAQRGQAADVSALDRETVLRWLDFLRGRGLAAGTIRTRWRGLRRFANWLLAEGIIDADPLAGIVIDKPEPPPVPVLTDDELAALIRACKGTRFVDRRDEAVIRLLIDCGLRVSEVTGIDLDHLDLDGESVTVTGKGSRVRPAYFGARTGQALDRYIRARRGHRHASSSALFLGERGRFTPDGVRERLKIRADMAGLDPAKIHPHRFRHTNAHDFLLAGGQERDLKRLMGWRSDTMLERYGASAADHRAREAARRLRRGDRV
- a CDS encoding WS/DGAT/MGAT family O-acyltransferase, with the translated sequence MELMMPTDAIFLLGESREHPMHVGGLQLYEPPEGAGRGYVRGFYDSLVAQRDVQPTFLKRPATFWGGVASLAWAYDNDLDLDYHVRRSALPSPGRVRELLELTSRWHSSLLDRHRPLWEVHVIEGLKDGRFAVYTKMHHALIDGVSALKLMQRALSDNPGDREIRAPWTLPKPKRGSSPASPVRSLMRAAGSVAALAPSTVTLARAALLEQQLTLPFGAPRTMLNVKIGGARRCAAQSWSLDRIKAVKKAAGVTVNDVVLAMCSGALRYYLLEHDALPDTSLLAMVPVSLRREDEADAGGNLVGAILCNLATDTDDPARRLQTVTESMRDNKKVFSQLPRLQALALSAANMAALSLAAVPGWVSSTAPPFNIVVSNVPGPTQPMYYGGARLDGNYPMSIVLDGQALNITLVNNADTMDFGLVGCRRSVPHLQRLLAHLETSLKDLERAVGA
- a CDS encoding DUF4352 domain-containing protein, whose product is MRRSIAITLSGVAIAVAACSGKTGTANRSATSSPPVFSTSPTSTAPVDPVAHVGATLNLTGDRGPLAVTLTKIINPATGTSGPPTDDKGNPRGTYVAAMLTVHNTSTSARKDDANNDAVLVGSNNQDYSTALGSVTECTNFDEGEYELRAGESVSGCVVFVMPPGVTPAKFQYTPSSGFANSFGEWLIP
- a CDS encoding haloalkane dehalogenase; amino-acid sequence: MQTLRTPDERFDNVPDFPYAPSYGEVPDGEGGSLRVAWVEDGPQDADPVLMLHGEPTWSYLYRKMIPILAEAGHRVICPDLVGFGRSDKPTRIEDHTYARHVEWMRALVFDVLDLREVTLVGQDWGGLIGLRLAAEHPERFARLVVANTGLPNGEQPMAKVWWQFREAIQTMPNLKVSLFVQGASAQQVSEEVLAGYDAPFPGDEHCAGPRAMPGLVPVSPDDPAAAANKAAWSKLTVSPTPMLVAFSDADPITGPMGEVFRREMRGAQGIEHPVIRGAGHFLQEDAGEELARHIVEFLRR
- the ligD gene encoding non-homologous end-joining DNA ligase, producing MAAAAEELDVDGIAVRLTSPDKVYFPELGSQGTKRRVVEYYRAMAGGPMLDALRDRPTHLQRFPDGIDGEEIYQKRVPAHHPDYLQTCRVTFPSGRTADALRVTHPAAIVWAAQMGTITLHPWQVRCPDTDHPDELRVDLDPQPGVGFAQARVVAVDVLRPLLAELGLLGYPKTSGGRGIHVFVRIATDWDFVEVRRAGIALAREVERRAPDAVTTAWWKEQRGERVFVDFNQNARDRTMASAYSLRPTPIATVSMPLTWDELARAEPDDYTIATVPGLVLSRADPWAGMDDVAQSLAPLLELAAADDERGLGDLPYPPNYPKMPGEPKRVQPSRNTDLTRKNWRK
- a CDS encoding NUDIX domain-containing protein; protein product: MPRLSAGVLLYRVRDGVVEVLIAHPGGPFWARKDAGVWSVPKGEHSEGEDPWAAARREFSEELGLQVPDGPRADLGRIRQPGGKVVSVFAVQGDLDVTDARSNTFELEWPKGSGTLLDVPEVDRVGWFTVAEARTKLLKGQREFLDRLMAHPALAGLQEGT